The stretch of DNA CGCTGCTCTCCTTAGCGGAAGATTCTGCAGAGCTTCGAGAATTTTTAGATCAGCAAGCTGCTCTCTTTTTGTCACAAGTTGTTGATCATGAGGCTGGGCTGTGTTTACCGGTGGGTCAGGAGTTATTACGAACAGCATTTTTAACTAAATGGGTGTGCAAACAGTTTTTTTTCAGCCAAGGACTTGTTGCTTCAAGGGGTTTTTTGCAAACGGTTTATGATCATCTTGTGCGTGGGTCTGAGGCGAGATTACGACTGCGTCATCGTACGGTATTGGTAAAAGCTAGGGGAGTAATCATAGAAAGTATATATTGATAGTGTTTTCAGAGCTTTCATAGTATGGTTCAACAGATTGCTGAAAGAAAAACACTTCTTGTTTTTTATCTCTACAAGTAGAGGTTTATAAACAAAATAATAAAATATTTTGATATATTGAATAATTATCTGCCTGTTTGATTAGCATTGTAGTGAGTTTTATGGCTAAAGATAAAAAAATAAATCCAGAATCCAAAAAAAGTTTTCCTACTGCTTTTTTCTTTCTTTTATTCGGAGTGATTTTTGGCGTAGTCACAGTCCAAAACTTTTTCTCTGCTAAAAAAGCTTCGGTGGGCTTCAGCCATCAACTCGAACATCTTGTAAACCTCAAGTTGCTTATTCCAGAAGAGAGCCGCAAGACAGCTTTAAATGATAATTTAGTGTCATTTAGTGGGCGTTTCCGAGAGGCGGTTCCGGCAGAAGGCCAGATGCGGTATCAATATCTTGATCTTATTGACCGTAAGCATCAGACAGATTTTGAGTTGGAAGAAGCCAATAAGTCCTTGTCAGTTTTAGCCAAAGAAGTTCGTCATGCGATTACTTGGTTCTCTGCTATTTCTGGAATGCCTATTCCTGAATCAGGATATACAATTTCTCCTCGAACAGATGTAGGGATTTCAGTTTTAGAGCCTTTAGTTGTCTACGGGCCTGTAGACCCTCAAATTGTAAATCTTTCCGCCTTGGAAGATCGTGTGCGCTCTTTACCTAGATCTACGGAAAGTCTTAAAGTTTTTGGGTCTGACTTATATGCATTGGTTGGAAAATATCTTTCGCCCGCTTTAGGCATTGGCTCTGAATCCTTAAAAAAAGAAATTAAAGATTTACATCAGCAGGTAGAAAATTCTTTAACACAGATTATAGATGGGGATCGGGCGATTGCTTTGTATAAAACGGTCCTTGAGACTTTACATAGAATTTCTGTGTCGTTGGTTTCTCCAGAAGAGGGAGCTCTTTTTAATCAATTGCGTTCCGTACGGCTATACCGAGAGGATTTCAATAGATTAGTCAAGCTTTTGGGAGAAAGAGAGGAAATTCAAGCCCAGCTTGATAAGTTGCGTAGCGAATTGACCCAAGCTGTTTGGTATTTCAATAATCAAGAGCTGTCTTCGCGAGCTTTAGAAAAGCAAGATCCCGAAGTTTTTGGTAGATGGTTTGAAGGGGCTAAGCAAGAATGGGTTGCATTCCCTGCTAATAAATCTTTGTCTTTCAGAGCTCCGGATCAGCCTAGAAATTTGGTTTTAGAAAAAACATTTAGAAGTGAAGAGCCTACCCCGCACTACTCTGGGTATCTATTTACTTTTATGCCGATTATCTTGGTGTTGCTATTCATCTACTTTATCTTTTCTCGTCAGGTAAAGGGCATGAATGGTTCAGCCATGTCCTTTGGGAAGTCTCCTGCACGATTGTTAACAAAAGGGCAGAATAAAGTAACTTTTGCTGATGTAGCGGGGATAGAAGAGGCAAAGGAAGAGCTTGTTGAGATTGTGGATTTCTTAAAAAATCCTACTAAATTTACAAGCTTAGGAGGGCGCATCCCTAAAGGGATTCTTCTTATAGGGGCTCCAGGAACAGGAAAGACTTTGATTGCTAAAGCTGTTGCTGGTGAAGCAGATCGTCCGTTCTTCTCTATAGCTGGGTCCGATTTCGTTGAAATGTTTGTTGGAGTAGGGGCGAGTAGAATTCGCGATATGTTTGAGCAGGCTAAGCGAAATGCTCCCTGCATCATCTTTATCGATGAAATTGATGCGGTTGGACGTCATCGTGGAGCTGGTATTGGAGGGGGACATGATGAAAGGGAGCAGACTTTAAACCAGTTGTTGGTGGAAATGGATGGATTTGGGACAAACGAGGGAGTTATCCTAATGGCCGCAACCAACCGTCCAGATGTGTTAGATAAGGCTTTGTTGCGTCCGGGACGATTCGATCGCCGTGTTGTTGTGAATCTTCCTGATATTAAAGGTCGTTTTGAGATTCTTTCGGTTCATGCCAAACGTATTAAACTAGATCCCACGGTAGATCTCATGGCTGTTGCGCGTAGTACGCCTGGAGCGTCGGGCGCTGATTTAGAAAATCTTCTGAATGAAGCAGCATTATTGGCCGCCAGAAAAGATCGCACTGCGGTTACTGCTATTGAGGTTGCCGAGGCGAGAGATAAGGTTCTTTATGGTAAAGAACGGCGTAGTTTGGAGATGGATGCTCAAGAGAAAAAGACAACAGCCTATCATGAGTCCGGACATGCTATTGTAGGGCTTTGCGTTGAGCATTCAGATCCAGTGGATAAAGTCACAATCATTCCTAGAGGCCTGTCCTTAGGAGCCACGCATTTTCTTCCAGAAAAAAATAAATTAAGTTATTGGAAAAAAGAGCTTTACGATCAGCTGGCGGTGCTTATGGGAGGTCGGGCTGCTGAGCAAATTTTTCTAGGAGATGTTTCTAGTGGAGCGCAACAGGATATTGCTCAAGCAACGAAGATTGTACGCAGTATGATTTGTGAGTGGGGAATGAGCGATCATTTAGGAACTGTGGCTTACGATGAACGTTCTGATACAGCGCCTACTGGATATGGAACTTATCATGAAAAAAATTATTCGGAAGAGACGGCTAAAGCTATTGATAATGAACTCAAAACGCTGTTAGATGCTGCGTATCAAAGAGCTCTAGATATCATTAATAGTCATAAGGAAGAGTTGGAGCTTATGACTCAGATGTTAATGGAATTTGAAACATTAGACTCAAAAGATGTTAAAGAAATTATGGACCATTCTTGGGATTCTGAGAAGAAGCGCGCGCGTATGAAGGAAGAAGGGATGCTGTATAAAAAAGTGTCCGAAGATCTTCCTCCGCCTCCTCCTCAAGAAAATGTGCAGGATGGGACCGGGTTGAAGTTCAATACCACTACATAATTTCAAAGAGTAGCCGTTAAAATAAAAGAGAGAGTCCTAAAGACTCTCTCTTTTTTTTGCTTCGAATAGAACTGTAACGGACTACACAAAGTCTTAAAGAAAAGGGGGGGTAAGCAACTGCTCTTTAAACAAGAAGAGCTTACCCTTCCAATGTTGCCTTATGGCTGAGCTTAAGCTGTCCTTTTTCATTAATGCTAAGCAGTTTAACGGCAAGCATGTCTCCTTCTTTAACAACATCTGCCGTATTCTCTACTTTTTGTTTAGACAACTCAGAAATATGACAAAGCCCCTCTTTACCTGGAAGGACCTCTACGAATGCTCCAAAGGTCGTGACGGAGGTTACACGGCCATTATAAATCTTGCCAACCTCAACTTCTCCGGTTAATCCTTCAATAAGCTCTTTTGCTTTGTTGATGGATTCTTGGGTGCTTGCAGCTATGCTAATGATCCCATTATCGTTGATGTCAACCTGGGCTCCAGATCGCTCGATAATCTGACGGATCTGTTTTCCTCCGGGGCCTATGACTGTCGCAATCTTGGAAGTATTGATCTGCATGGTTTCAATACGAGGAGCGTATTTGGAAATAGCCCCTTTAGGGGAAGACATTACCTGCATCATAAGATTCAGAATATGGGAGCGTCCCTGCTTAGCTTGGGCCAGCGCTTGCTCCATGACCTGATGCGTAATCCCTTCTACTTTGATATCCATTTGAAAAGCTGTGATACCATCTACAGTTCCAGCGACTTTAAAGTCCATGTCTCCTAGATGATCTTCTATTCCTGAGATATCAGACAGAATAATAGCTTGATCTTGATCCAAGATTAACCCCATGGCAATACCTGCTACAGGAGCCTTAATTGGTACTCCTGCATCCATAAGAGCAAGGCATCCTCCGCACACAGAAGCCATAGAAGAAGAGCCATTGGATTCCGTAATATTCGACTCCACCCGAATTGTATAGGGGAAGCGAGATGTTTCAGGAAGGACGTGGCTCAAAGCTTTTTCAGCGAGCTTTCCGTGACCGATTTCTCGTCTTCCTGGGGAACCGATTCTACCCACTTCTCCTACAGAGAAGGGTGGGAAGAAATATTGTAGATAAAATCGAGCCGCACCATCTCCATTTAAATCTTCAAACCGTTGCGCCATGTTTTCTCCGCCAAGCGTACACACGGCCATGCTTTGTGTCTCTCCGCGAGTAAACAAACAGCTCCCGTGGGTTCGTGGAAGAAAAGAAGGCTCTATGGAAATTGGGCGAATTTCTGTTGTATTTCGTCCGTCTACGCGAATGCCGAGATCCTTAATCAGAGCTCGCATTTGATTGGATTTTGCATTTTTAAAAGCAGCTTTCACGTTCAATAGAGAAAAATCACCCTCTTCTTGAACCAAGTTTGTAACAACGGCTTCTTCTAATTCTTTCGAAGCCTGTTCTAAAGCTTCTTTATCTCTAAGTGAAAGGGCTTTTGCGAATTTCTCTTTAATGAAATCCGAAACTACATTTTGCACATCTTCCGGCAAATCAAGAACAGCCGAAAATTGCTTCTCTTTACCAATAGCTTTTTGCCAAGCTTCAATAGCATTGCAGATCTTAGCTATATATACTTGCCCGAAACTGATCGCTTCTAAAACTTGCTCTTCCGTCAAAAAGTCACAATGTCCCTCGATCATTAGTACTGCAGAAGCTGTTCCTGCCATAACGAGATCAAGTTTTGAAGCATCCAGCTCATCTTTAGTTGGGTTAATTACCCATTTTCCTCCGACAAGACCTACACGTACTCCTGCAACAATGCAATTTTGAGGGACCTCTGAAATGGCTAAGGCTGCAGAAGCTCCACAGATAGCCAAGGGATCCGGTAAAGTTTTGCCATCATAAGACCATACATAAGACAGAATTTGAATATCCTGCATGAGTCTATTTGGGAAAGATGGGCGCAAAGAGCGATCTATCAGTCGAGAAACAAGAATTTCTTTCTCGGAAGGTCGTCCTTCACGTTTCAAGAATCCTCCTGAGGTTTTCCCTGCAGAAGAAAATTTCTCCTGATAATCTACTCTGAAAGGGAGAAAATCTACAGCCTCAGATAAAGAGGCTGCGCACGCTGACGAAAAAACCCAAGTTTCGTTCATTTTGACGAGAACAGCTCCATCGGCCTGGCGAGCTATTTTCCCTGTTTCAAAAATTAATG from Chlamydia suis encodes:
- the pnp gene encoding polyribonucleotide nucleotidyltransferase, whose product is MAFETFSVTLDKDKTLIFETGKIARQADGAVLVKMNETWVFSSACAASLSEAVDFLPFRVDYQEKFSSAGKTSGGFLKREGRPSEKEILVSRLIDRSLRPSFPNRLMQDIQILSYVWSYDGKTLPDPLAICGASAALAISEVPQNCIVAGVRVGLVGGKWVINPTKDELDASKLDLVMAGTASAVLMIEGHCDFLTEEQVLEAISFGQVYIAKICNAIEAWQKAIGKEKQFSAVLDLPEDVQNVVSDFIKEKFAKALSLRDKEALEQASKELEEAVVTNLVQEEGDFSLLNVKAAFKNAKSNQMRALIKDLGIRVDGRNTTEIRPISIEPSFLPRTHGSCLFTRGETQSMAVCTLGGENMAQRFEDLNGDGAARFYLQYFFPPFSVGEVGRIGSPGRREIGHGKLAEKALSHVLPETSRFPYTIRVESNITESNGSSSMASVCGGCLALMDAGVPIKAPVAGIAMGLILDQDQAIILSDISGIEDHLGDMDFKVAGTVDGITAFQMDIKVEGITHQVMEQALAQAKQGRSHILNLMMQVMSSPKGAISKYAPRIETMQINTSKIATVIGPGGKQIRQIIERSGAQVDINDNGIISIAASTQESINKAKELIEGLTGEVEVGKIYNGRVTSVTTFGAFVEVLPGKEGLCHISELSKQKVENTADVVKEGDMLAVKLLSINEKGQLKLSHKATLEG
- the ftsH gene encoding ATP-dependent zinc metalloprotease FtsH, with product MAKDKKINPESKKSFPTAFFFLLFGVIFGVVTVQNFFSAKKASVGFSHQLEHLVNLKLLIPEESRKTALNDNLVSFSGRFREAVPAEGQMRYQYLDLIDRKHQTDFELEEANKSLSVLAKEVRHAITWFSAISGMPIPESGYTISPRTDVGISVLEPLVVYGPVDPQIVNLSALEDRVRSLPRSTESLKVFGSDLYALVGKYLSPALGIGSESLKKEIKDLHQQVENSLTQIIDGDRAIALYKTVLETLHRISVSLVSPEEGALFNQLRSVRLYREDFNRLVKLLGEREEIQAQLDKLRSELTQAVWYFNNQELSSRALEKQDPEVFGRWFEGAKQEWVAFPANKSLSFRAPDQPRNLVLEKTFRSEEPTPHYSGYLFTFMPIILVLLFIYFIFSRQVKGMNGSAMSFGKSPARLLTKGQNKVTFADVAGIEEAKEELVEIVDFLKNPTKFTSLGGRIPKGILLIGAPGTGKTLIAKAVAGEADRPFFSIAGSDFVEMFVGVGASRIRDMFEQAKRNAPCIIFIDEIDAVGRHRGAGIGGGHDEREQTLNQLLVEMDGFGTNEGVILMAATNRPDVLDKALLRPGRFDRRVVVNLPDIKGRFEILSVHAKRIKLDPTVDLMAVARSTPGASGADLENLLNEAALLAARKDRTAVTAIEVAEARDKVLYGKERRSLEMDAQEKKTTAYHESGHAIVGLCVEHSDPVDKVTIIPRGLSLGATHFLPEKNKLSYWKKELYDQLAVLMGGRAAEQIFLGDVSSGAQQDIAQATKIVRSMICEWGMSDHLGTVAYDERSDTAPTGYGTYHEKNYSEETAKAIDNELKTLLDAAYQRALDIINSHKEELELMTQMLMEFETLDSKDVKEIMDHSWDSEKKRARMKEEGMLYKKVSEDLPPPPPQENVQDGTGLKFNTTT